CCATCTGATCGAGAATCTGGATCGTTTGAACATTTCGATCACAAATCAAAGCGAGATCATTACAACAGACATAGAAGGACGATTTTCCGAAATCGGAAATCTTTACAAATCGGTGGATCTGATCAACGAAGCGTTTCACGAAATTTCGGCGCAATCGGAAGAGTTAACAGCGACGGGAGATTTTTTAAAACAGCTCGCTGGAATTCTCAATTCTCTCGTCCGAAATTTCCGGGTAGAACAAAACGTTTCGCAAGAACTGATTACCGGTTAATTCAATTATTATGATTTTCTTAAAAACTCTATAAAAGAAAATTACCCGACCCGGATTCGAGTTTATTCCAAAACGAAATCATTTTTCTATCCAGAATCTATCTTACTACTCGGGCGCATGAAAATGGTACCAAAAATTAACGAACGGTTTTTGCAAAGATATAGAAGCGCTCACAAAATTGCGCCGAATCCAGAATTGTTGTTTTTTGAAGAAGATTGAACATTCTAAATTTTGAAACAAACTTATTACAGTATTCTTTTCATACATCCGAGCAGTAAAACCTTGAGATGTAGGAATTCCCATAAGAATTGAACAATCAAAAGTCTGTCGAAACCACTAAGGAGACGTATTAATTTCTTATTCGCCAAAACTTTCAACCGCCGAACTCACGCTAAAATAGATTTCGACAAATTGTTTCAAAATTTATTCTAAAATTCGAATTTTCTATTACAAAATACTCAAGTTATAAATCGAATGATCGATCCTATATTTGGGAAAGAGCCGAAGTTATCCTAAAAATTGAGATTTTATAATATTCTATTTTTTAAATCTCATTGATCAAGATATCCGCTTAAATTCCCACCCCGAGAAAGTAAATCCAGAATCTCTGAAAAAGAAATTTGCAAGAGTTGCTACACAAATTCATTTTGAAGGAAAAATCCGATCCTTCTTGAAGCAGTTAGAAATTCTAAAATGTGAGAACTACAACAATTTCAAATTAAATGGGAAGAACTTTCGCCGCTACCGGGTCGAAGTCGTAGAAATTCATACAATCTTCTTGGAGAGAATGTAAAAAAAAATGATTCAAAGTCTCCTAAAAAAGCGCCACTCACCTCTTTTTTGTCCCGGGTAACCCGTATCCTAAAATTCAAATTGAGAGGTAAAACAACATGCAAAACACAACTTCAAAATCGATGGACAAAAAAATCGAAGCCATCGCGGAAATTCTCGCAGATAAACTGATCGAAGAAATCCGTAAAAGGGCTTTGGAAAAAGAAGCGCTACGTCGTAAATCCGAAGCCGCATAAAACAATACCCAAATGAGCGGATCCAATCAGGATTTTACCGAACTTACTGAGGAGCAAATTTAAACTCGAGTTCAAGAAACATTTGCAAGAACAAAAAAGGAGGAAACGAAAATGGCCGAATACGCACTCAAAGAAAAAAAAGGATGTCTTTTCAACAACGCAACCAAGGAAAAGGAAACTCAACCGGATTATACGGGTAAGGTGTTCTTAGAAGGAAAAACGTATCGACTTGCGGGATGGATTCGCAAATCCGCGACTGGAAAAAATTATCTTTCTCTAAGTCTTTCGGAACCGAATCTCGAAAAAAAATCCGAAAAAAATTCCACGGTCGTCGAAACGGACGGAAACGACTTTACGGATATAGAAGAAGATTTTCCGTTTTGAAAAGTAAAATTCTGTTTACAATCCGGATTTAAGCGTAAGAGAATCCACCCGTGATAGGAGAAAGTAATTTCTTGAAAACAAAAATTCATCTCGAGCTGTTTTTAGTCGTTACACTGACATTGGCGTCTTTAGTCTCCTCCAACTGCGGCTACAATACGATTCAGGAAGAAGACGAAGCAATAACCGCTTCTTGGGCCGAGATATTAAACCAATATCAAAGAAGAGCGGATTTAATACCGAACTTAGTCAATACAGTGAAAGGTTATGCGTCCCAGGAAGAAAAAGTGCTCATCGAAATCACAAAAGCGAGAGCCGGTGTCGGTTCGATCCAAGCCGACGAAAAAACGCTCAATAATCCGGAACTTTTTAAGAAATACGCGCAAGCTCAAACGCAAATGACTTCCGCACTCTCCAGATTACTCGTGGTCGCGGAAAATTATCCTCAACTAAAATCTAATGAGAATTTTCGGGATCTACAGGCCCAACTGGAAAGGAACCGAAAACAGAATCACCGTAGCTAGAAATCGCTACATTCAAGCCGTGCAAAAATACAACGTCACAATCCGAAAATTTCCAAACAATCTAATCGCAAAATTTTTCGGATTCGACGCCAAACCTTCGTTTACGGTCGAAAACGAAAAGGAAATCTCAAAACCACCCGAAGTTAAATTTTAAAAAAATTGAATATGATGGAGCGCTTCCTTCCTTTAATTTTTTCCTTTTTGAAACACAAAGAAATCCGAATTTGTTCCGTTTCTAATGAGATGGTCAACAAATCCATTTCCGAAATTCAATCCGGATCGTCTCAATCAAATGCCGCAGAGTAAAAAATGAATCTTTTAAAAACTCTAATGATTCGATCGGTAACCATAAAAATATTCTTCTTCGTATGTTTGTTCTTATGTACGGCCGGAATTCATTTAAAAACCGGAAATCCACATTCTATTTTTATCATAGAAGTTTGGAAAGCGGAAGATCCCATCATTCCGCCCCTCCGAACTCAGATTACGGATACAACCTCCACTCTAACGAATGCGCAAAAATCAAGCCTCACAGACACGTTAATCGCGTTTGAAAAAAGAAAAGGAAGTCAAATCGCCGTACTGATTCGTCGGTTCCACGGGAGACTGGGCCATCGAGGAATACGCGGTCAAAGTTTTTGAAACATGGAAACTCGGCCGAAAAGGAATCGACGATGGCATCTTGATCATAGTGGCCATCCAAGACCACAAAACAAGGATCGAAGTCGGCTACGGTTTGGAAGGTACAATTCCGGACGCGATCGCCAAACGGATCATAGAAGAATTTATGATTCCTCGGTTTCGAGAAGGAAATTATTTTCAAGGAATCTCCGACGGAATTGACAAACTCATCTTAAAAATCGACGGAGAAGAATTGTCAAAAACGGGTGCAAGCGCGTCGCTTTCCGATATAAATGTAGATTCGCCGATCACGGAAGAAGATTTGCGAACCGTAGAACAAAAAGATGATTCCGATAAAGATATTCTCGATAAATACATTGTCTTCTTAGCTGGCCTATTCTTCGCAATTTTTGCAATCTCCATAATCATCGCCGTATTTATTGGATCTGGAATCTTTGGCATCACTGGATTGACAGGGCTCGTTTTTTTTATGGTAATACTGTCGGAATCCACAATATTAGGAATTGGTTTTTTAATTCTATGGATATTATTCTTTTCTATGCTAGCGTATTATCTAAGAGAGAAAATAATGCGACCGAGATCTTTTTGGGATTATATTTTGTTTGGTAGGCCACGCACACGCAATTCCTCTTCCTGGAGTTCCTCTTCTTCGAGCAGTGGAAGCTCTTGGAGCGGTGGCGGAGGAAGTTCCGGGGGAGGAGGCGCTTCCGGAAATTGGTAAAAGGAATTTGAATATTATGATAAATAAATATATAATCGAGCGATCAAATTTTCAAAGGGTTTGGATTCATTGGCTGGAATCCCTTTTTTCCTTTGCGACGGATAAATCAGAATCTTATAGGTTTAAAAAGTATTTCCGTCGGGAGGACCTTCAAAGGATAGAATCCGCGGTTTCCAATTCGGAAACGCGCCACCAAGGCGAAATTAAAATCATTTTAGAAAATAGCCTTCCGGTTTCACGAGTGATAAAAGGCCTTGATGCGAAACAAAGAGCGATGGAACTCTTTTCCAAAAAAAGGGTTTGGGACACGGAAAAAAACACCGGAATTCTTATCTATGTCCAATTGACCGATCGTAAAATCGAACTTTTGGCAGATCGAGGAATTTACAAAAAGATCGGACAGCCTGCGTTAGATGAAATTTGTGAACGAATGCAAAGCGGTTTTCGTTCAGGAAATTATTCGGGGAGCGTTCTTTCCGCAATTGAAGAATTCACGCGGCTTCTTCAAAAATATTTTCCTTCCGAAAAACAAAATCCGAACGAACTGTCTAATCGACCGGAAGTGATGTAAAAAAATCCATCAGCTATTTCGGAGAATATTAACCATGGAATAGAGACCGTTTCGTCTAGACATCGAAAGATGTTTGTCAAGACCGATCTCTTTTAAAAATTCGAGGGGAGTATTTTTGATTTCTTCTCTGGTGCGTCCAGAAAAAACACGAATCAGAAGAGCGATCATCCCGCGGGTAATCGCCGAATCGCTGTCCGCTTGAAATTCTATTTTACCGTCTTTTTCCTCGGCCACAATCCAAACTCTAGACTGACATCCGGGAACCAAACGTTCGGGAGTTTTTACAGAATCCGGAAGCGATCCGAGTTCGTCTCCCATTTCTATTAGAAGCTGATAGCGTTCCTGCCAATCTGTACATTCCGAAAATTCGGACACGATTTCTTTCTGAACTCCCGCAATACTACTCATACCTCTTTCCAACTTTTTCTCGATTCCCCCGCAAGCAATCAGAAAAACCCAAAGAATTCTTCACTTGTTTGTCGGAAGTTATCTCAAAAATATCTAAGAATAAACGATATTTTAAGAAAAGATAAAGTATTTTTAAAATAGCTTCTAAAATAAAATCGACTTTAGAAACGAATCAAAATCTAAAATCGTCTCTATCGCTACTCATCTCTACATATAGATGTCCAAAATTTTGCGTCTAAGCGCGGAATTTGTACTCAACTAACGATATTCTATTTTGAACTTGTCCCAAAACTTCAAAAGAAATCAGTATTCAGTAAACTCGGAACAAAGCATAGTAATTTTCATAGATTAATCCTAGATAACGTGAGTTCGGTATAACAAATGCGAAAGCGATTCTATGTTTCGACCTGAATGCCGATCCATAGAGAGGCATTCGCTGAGTTTAGCCGATCCATAGAGAGGCATTCGCTGAGTTTAGCCGATCCCTAGATTAGTATGATTCTTGGACGTAAGACAGTTCGAAGTGTGAACTCTTGATTCGACGGAATCAAGAAGGCCGGTGGAGTAGCTCAGCATCTCACTTCCTAAGGGTCGTTCGATGGGAGTGCCGGTGTTATCACCCGACTTTGTTAAGTCCTTTCCGCCTCTGTTATTTTACTAAATCGGAAATTAGCTCAATATGATCTTATGTAAAAAAATAACGAAGGCCTTGACACAAGAAACATAGGAGGAAGTCGTCGCACTTTAGTTTCTTATTCGCCCAAACTCACGTTAGATAGGTTATGAGTTTTCAAACAAACTTTACTGCTGAAGTTTCTGATTCTGAAGTTTTGGGACAAGTTCAAAATAGAGATCAGTAAAAAGATCTTAAAACGTTTGCCTAACACGTTACTTTCCAAATATAGATTCGGGAAGAAGCATCCGTCCAAAGCTTCGGATAATCAAATGCCATAGAAAAAATCCCAAGACGATACTGAGTAAGCATGAACACATGAAATCACTATTTTAGTGATCGTTATCAAATGAAAAATTCATTTTTAGGGATTTTCTTAAAAGCAAAAATGTGTTTTCGGAAAGCTTGTCTTAAAATTAGATTCTCTTAAAACAAAAGGAAAATACAAAGGTGAGAAAAATTCTTTCGGAAAGAATTTTGGATGAACTGATTCACAATCTAGGGAGAAAACGTATCTATGAAAGTTTATGAAATTCAAAACCAGTTCGGTCTAGAAAATTTAAAAATCTCCGAACGTCCCGATCCAATTCCAGGACAAGGAGAGGTGCTCGTTCGTTTTAGAGCGGTTTCTTTAAATTATAGGGATTATCTGATGGCAATCGGCAAATACAATCCGAAACAAAAACTCCCCTTGATTCCTCTTTCCGACGGTGCGGGAGAAATTGCCCAAATCGGTCCCGGTGTCACAAAATGGAAGGTAGGTGATAAGGTTTGTGCGAACTTTGCCCAAAGCTGGTTCGACGGAGCTCCGGAAAAAGATATGTTGAAAAATACTCTTGGCGGCCCGTTAGACGGAACTCTATGCGAATATAGAGTTTTCGGAGAACAAGGATTGGTTCCAATACCAGGACATCTTTCCTTTGCCGAAGCCTCTACTCTTCCTTGCGCCGCGCTGACCGCATACACGGCTATCGTAACTCACGGGAACATACAACCCGGAGCGACCGTGGTCGTTCAAGGAACCGGAGGAGTTTCCATATTTGCATTACAATTTGCTAAAATGATGGGATGCAGGGTGATTGCGACTTCTTCCAGCAAAGATAAACTCGACAAAGTAAAAGCCTTAGGCGCGGACGAAGTCATCAACTACAACGAAAAAACGAATTGGGACAGAGAGGTTCGCAAAATGACGGATATGAAAGGCGCCGATCTTATCATCGAAGTAGGAGGCGCCGGTACTTTACAAAAATCGATTTCCAGTACGAAACCCTGGGGAACAATCGCATTGATCGGAGTGTTAGCGGGCGGAGAAAGCAATAATTTATCTTTATTCCCAATACTCATGCAAGGAATCAGGATTCAAGGAATCATCGTGGGAAGTAAAAGAAACTTTGAAGATATGAACCAGGCGATTGATGCGAATAAAATCAAACCGGTTGTGGATCGTGTTTATTCCTTCGAAGAAACTTCCAAAGCCTTCGATACGCTAAAGGCGGGAAAACATTTTGGCAAGGTTTGTATTGAAATTGAATCCTAAATTGCAGAAGTTCGTAAACGAGGATAATCTTTTTACAACATCGATGAATCAACTCGCGATCTTGGAAAAATTCTTACCTTGTCATAACTGAAATCCGGTTATGAGGTCAAACTTCGGAGAGAAAGGAATTCCGGGTGAAAGTTTCACCCGGAAAAATGGAATTATACTCCGTGGAAAAGAATGGAAGCTATGATAGTCCAAACTCCGACCGCAATTCCAAAAATTCCCAACTTACCTTGGATGGGAGCCAATTTTGCAAGGAGTTCTGCTCCTTTCTTTTTAGCCTCTTCGTTCTTGGAAAGAACGTAAGTAGAGATCGTTCCAAAACCGAGAATAAACCCGAGAACCGCTTGAACGATATTTCCTGCAAGAGCAGTCACCCAGTAAATAGGCCAGGTTGGAAGCCATCCAAGACCGAGAAGTCCTTGGAATACGATTCCGTAGATTCCCCAGAAGCAGAAAACCAGACCGATCCAACCTTGATAAGGTGAAATCTTTGCAAGCAATTCCTTTGCGTCCGGCTTTTTAGCCAAAAGCAATGAAGGCACAGCAAGAATGCTGAGCACGATGAGTGTAATTCCTGATACCATTTGTATCTCCTATTGAAATCGAGTTAAATTCAACACATCCTCTTAGTATTTAGTTTTACGTAAAAAGATTTGTATGAATCTATCGGATGCCTTAACTTCCTGAAAAGTTTTTTTTTATTCGCTCTTTGCTTTTTGCCTCTCATTTTATAATAAAACCATTTCACTATAATGTTATAGTACGCACTTGAAAACCGGGTAAAAACAAGCGACTCGATTTTTTCTGAAAGTTTAATAATTTTATTATAAACCATTTGAACTTAACGCCAAGTAAGAAAGCTAAACTTACAAATGAATTGGAAAATATAAGAATCTGTCGAGCGCCAATAGAAACGAGACACTGAGTTTTATCGAGCGCCAATAAAAGCGAGACGTCTGAGTTACCGCAGCTCGGTCTCTATAAAGTACACGAAAAACTCAATGTCTCGTATTGGGACGCGCTGTAAGTAAGCCCTGCTTGGATAATTTCCATTCGAAGTCTTACGAGATCAGAAGAAATTTCCAAATTGTTTGTTGTTTTAAAGACTTTTTTGTCGGACTTGGGTTAGTTCAGAGTTTTCACACTTTCACTTAAATCTCTAAACCCGGAATGGATTTAGAACTCGCCCGAAAACCTTAGAATAACGTGAATTCGGCGTAAGAAAGTTTGGGCGAATAAGAAACTAAAGTGCAACGACTCCCTGAACTCAGGCGCAGAGCTTTCCGAAACTCAGTAAACACCTTCCTATGGGTCGGTGTTTAGGTCGCTCTGCGGGGCGTAAGTTTCACAGAGGATTTGTCGGAATTCCGACAGATTTATCTTCGGATCCAGGTACTTGTGGGTAAGATTATGGAATTTAGAAAGCACTTCCTGTACAAGCCTTTTTTCATTTTCACCTTGACCGCTAGATAACTTCGACCAAATTGGTTGAAAACGACTTTTAAACGGGCCGAATCGATATGTACGCTATTATTTCAGTTGGAAACAGACAATATAAGGTGACCCAGGATCAGGAATTTCTGACCGAAAAAACCGGCAAAAATACGGGGGAATCCTTTGATGCGAAAGTTCTTCTTTTTGCGGAATCTAGCAATAAAGTTCATATCGGACAACCAGAGCTGAAAACGGCTCGAGTTTCTTTAAAAGTTCTCGAAGACGTAAAAGGCGATAAAATTCACGCCTATGTTTACAAAAGAAGAAAGAACTATCAAAAAGCTTGGGGCCACAGACAAAAGCTCCAAAAAGTAAAAGTCGTTTCTCTTTCCGCAGTTTGATCCGAATTCGGATTATTCATAACGGAAAGTTTTATTCTTCCTTAGAAAGCGAGGGGCATTCCCCTACTTCCTTGGGGAAAAAAGGCGAGAATCTTCTCTGCTCTGCCGTCTCAGTTCTGGTTCAGACCTTATATCTGCACCTCCTCCAATCCGGCAAAGCAAGACCCGCTGAAATTCGTGATGGATACCTTCGATTCGAGGTTCTTGCCGAACAGGACGCATTGATACAAAATAGTTTTGATTTGATTCTTTCCGGGTTAAAAAATCTGAAAGATCAATATCCGAAAGAAATTGAACTGATAGGAGTACCAGAAAATGGCACATAAGAAAGGTGGCGGATCTTCTAAGAACGGTCGGGATTCCAATTCTCAGAGACTCGGAGTAAAACGTTTCGGAGGAGAATCCGTCCTTGCGGGAAATATTCTTGTTCGTCAAAGAGGAACTAAATTCCGTCCCGGCAATAACGTCGGTCTCGGAAAGGATCACACTCTTTTTGCTCTCGTTCACGGAAAAGTGAAGTTCGAGATGGTTTCCAAATTGAAAATGCAAGTATCCGTTTACCCGGAATAAACCCTCATATTCAATCTCAAACCGGAGCCTCCTGCCCGTTTCTGGGCATAACCAACCCATAAATTAAGAAGGCTTCTGGGATAATAAGAATCAAAAACTGATATTTTTTAAGTGTTCCGACAAGAATGAGGCCTTTTACTTGCAAAAAGTATGATTTTCTGATAGAGAAAAATCCACCGAGTCTTTCCCGCCTCCACCCAAAATCAGGGAAACTCAGGCGCAGAGCTTTCCTAAACTCAGTAAACACCTTCCTATGGGTCGGTGTTTAGGTCGCTCTGCGGGGCGTAAGTTTCACAGAGGATTTGTCGGAATTCCGGCAGATTTATCTTCGGATCCAAGTACTTGTAAGTAAGGTTATGGTTTCTGGGTCCGGATTCTGCGGTTTTTGTTTTTAAAACGATTTAAGAATTTAGAATATTCAAATATCATGGAATCCTTTGTAGACGAAGTCGCAATCGAAGTGTTCGCAGGTCACGGCGGAGCCGGTTCCGTCCATTTCCGGAGGGAGAAATACGTCGAGTTCGGCGGCCCCGACGGAGGAGACGGAGGAACCGGAGGCAACGTAATCATTCGCCCGAACCTTTCCATGTATACCTTGGACAAATATCTTTCCAAAAGGAAGTTCAAAGCGGAAGCGGGTTTTCCCGGAGTAGGCGATAACTGTTCCGGTAAAAAAGGAGAAGACCTAATTCTATTCGTTCCTCTAGGAACTCAAATCTACGACGAGGAAACCGGAGATCTTCTTTTTGATTTCGTATCCGAAACGCAAGAGTTCGTAGTCGTTCGAGGCGGTCGAGGCGGCAAAGGAAATACTCATTTTAAATCCTCCACCAATCAAACTCCCCGTTTCGCACAACCTGGTGAAGAGGGAGAATATAAATTTTTACGCCTTTCTCTTAAACTTTTAGCCGACGTCGGAATCGTAGGTCTTCCAAACGCGGGTAAATCCACGCTGATCTCGAAAATCACGGACGCCCACCCTAAAATAGCAGGCTATGCGTTCACAACCCTTTCTCCGAATCTCGGCGTTGTTAAACGAAGAGGCGATATCTTTCGTTTTACGATCGCGGATATCCCCGGCATCATCGAAGGCGCGAGTATGGGAATCGGACTCGGTCTTTCTTTTCTACGTCACATAGAACGAGTCAAAGGAATTTTGTATCTTTTCGACGCTTCTTCTCTGGATATTGAGGAAGATTTGAAGATGCTTCGGAACGAACTTTTCACATACAATCAGGAGCTGCTCAACCGACCTTATCTTATCGTACTAAACAAAATCGATATTTGGGATGATCCCGAATTTACGAAGGATATAATCTCCAAAGTTACTCATCTCGGCAAAGTGATCGCGATCTCCGCGGACAAAGAGACAAATCTGGAAAAACTTTTGGAAGCGATGGACGAGGCTTTTTTTAAGGATGAAATCGAAAAAGTCCTTAAATCAACCAAAGAGCCGAAATCGATTTCTTCAAATGAATCCGATATTTTAGATTCTTTCGAAAACCCGAAGGAAATTAAGGAATGAAATCCGTTTTAGAACATTTTTTTCTTTGGAGGTTGTTCCAAGATCTTAAAATGTGAAAACCACACTTCGAGTGACTAGTAGCGGGTGCTTAAGCATAACCAACCCCACAAATTAAGAAGGCTTTTAGGATAATAAGGATCAAAAACTGATATTTTTCAAGTGTTCCGACAAGAATAAGGCTTTTTACTTGCAGAAGTATCATTTTTTGATAGAGAAAAATCTTCCGGAGCCCTATCTCGCGGCCCGTAGATGAATCTAAATCGGCCACCGCAAACCAAAGTGTGGCGACTTAACAAAGTCGACCGCATAAACTCCGGCGCAGAGCTTTCCTAAACTCAAATCTCGCTCCGAAGGGTCGCGAGATAGGTCGCTCTGCGGGACGGGACGTAAGTTTCACAGAGGATTTGTCGTAATTCCGACAGATTTATCTTCGGATCCAAGTACTTGTGAGTAAGGTTATGCTTAAGGATTCTAGACATCTTACCAAAGACACGGTTGTTGTGAGAAGTCTTGGGCTTTGTTACGAACTATCGAATACTTATCGTCAATTTCTTTTAAATTTTTGGGGCAGACATTTAATTGCAGAAACGGGCTTCGTAAAAGTAGATTCAAAAAAAAATTTCAACTCGAATCGGCTTACAGGATATAACGAAATGAATATGGAACGAAATTCACTGTCAGAAAAAATCCACAGCGCGGAAATGATCGTGATCAAAGTAGGTTCCGCGAGATTGTCCGGCCCGGAATCGGAAGTGA
The nucleotide sequence above comes from Leptospira weilii. Encoded proteins:
- a CDS encoding DUF736 family protein — encoded protein: MAEYALKEKKGCLFNNATKEKETQPDYTGKVFLEGKTYRLAGWIRKSATGKNYLSLSLSEPNLEKKSEKNSTVVETDGNDFTDIEEDFPF
- a CDS encoding TPM domain-containing protein, with translation MINKYIIERSNFQRVWIHWLESLFSFATDKSESYRFKKYFRREDLQRIESAVSNSETRHQGEIKIILENSLPVSRVIKGLDAKQRAMELFSKKRVWDTEKNTGILIYVQLTDRKIELLADRGIYKKIGQPALDEICERMQSGFRSGNYSGSVLSAIEEFTRLLQKYFPSEKQNPNELSNRPEVM
- a CDS encoding SufE family protein, with product MSSIAGVQKEIVSEFSECTDWQERYQLLIEMGDELGSLPDSVKTPERLVPGCQSRVWIVAEEKDGKIEFQADSDSAITRGMIALLIRVFSGRTREEIKNTPLEFLKEIGLDKHLSMSRRNGLYSMVNILRNS
- a CDS encoding zinc-dependent alcohol dehydrogenase family protein — translated: MKVYEIQNQFGLENLKISERPDPIPGQGEVLVRFRAVSLNYRDYLMAIGKYNPKQKLPLIPLSDGAGEIAQIGPGVTKWKVGDKVCANFAQSWFDGAPEKDMLKNTLGGPLDGTLCEYRVFGEQGLVPIPGHLSFAEASTLPCAALTAYTAIVTHGNIQPGATVVVQGTGGVSIFALQFAKMMGCRVIATSSSKDKLDKVKALGADEVINYNEKTNWDREVRKMTDMKGADLIIEVGGAGTLQKSISSTKPWGTIALIGVLAGGESNNLSLFPILMQGIRIQGIIVGSKRNFEDMNQAIDANKIKPVVDRVYSFEETSKAFDTLKAGKHFGKVCIEIES
- the rplU gene encoding 50S ribosomal protein L21; its protein translation is MYAIISVGNRQYKVTQDQEFLTEKTGKNTGESFDAKVLLFAESSNKVHIGQPELKTARVSLKVLEDVKGDKIHAYVYKRRKNYQKAWGHRQKLQKVKVVSLSAV
- a CDS encoding ribosomal-processing cysteine protease Prp; translation: MIRIRIIHNGKFYSSLESEGHSPTSLGKKGENLLCSAVSVLVQTLYLHLLQSGKARPAEIRDGYLRFEVLAEQDALIQNSFDLILSGLKNLKDQYPKEIELIGVPENGT
- the rpmA gene encoding 50S ribosomal protein L27 gives rise to the protein MAHKKGGGSSKNGRDSNSQRLGVKRFGGESVLAGNILVRQRGTKFRPGNNVGLGKDHTLFALVHGKVKFEMVSKLKMQVSVYPE
- the obgE gene encoding GTPase ObgE — encoded protein: MESFVDEVAIEVFAGHGGAGSVHFRREKYVEFGGPDGGDGGTGGNVIIRPNLSMYTLDKYLSKRKFKAEAGFPGVGDNCSGKKGEDLILFVPLGTQIYDEETGDLLFDFVSETQEFVVVRGGRGGKGNTHFKSSTNQTPRFAQPGEEGEYKFLRLSLKLLADVGIVGLPNAGKSTLISKITDAHPKIAGYAFTTLSPNLGVVKRRGDIFRFTIADIPGIIEGASMGIGLGLSFLRHIERVKGILYLFDASSLDIEEDLKMLRNELFTYNQELLNRPYLIVLNKIDIWDDPEFTKDIISKVTHLGKVIAISADKETNLEKLLEAMDEAFFKDEIEKVLKSTKEPKSISSNESDILDSFENPKEIKE